The genomic segment TCCGGACAGAATTCGACTATCACTGGTACACTCACCGGCCAGATCGTGATGGAAGGCTTTATTCGCATGCGCATACCAATGTGGCTTCGCCGCTTGGTCACCCGTGTAATCTCAATTATTCCTGTGCTGATTTGCACCATTCTCTTTGGCGGCAAAGAGTCGTCTTTGGACAGCCTGTTAGTCTACTCGCAAGTATTTCTCTGCATTGCCTTACCTATTTCGATGGTCCCTCTGGTGTGGTTTACCTCCTCAAAGAAAATTATGGGTAAGGAATACGCGAATTCATGGTGGATGGCAACCATAGCGTGGCTTGTGGTGATTATTCTTACAGGGCTGAATCTGCAGCTAGTAATCCAGGACGTCGGACAATTACTGCAATACTTGAAGTAATACCGCAGACGGCGCTCCGCACGGTCTGCAAAACGACCATCGGGGGATATCATGACAACTCCAGAGCAAGAACATACCGAATCAACGCTCAGTGCAGAAGAACAGCAAGCAGTCAAAGACCGCGCACGCGAAATACGACAAAGCAAAAAACGAATTTCTAAGCAGGAACGTGAAGCTTTAGAAGCTCAAGACGTGTCTAATGCCATTGCCAAACTCGATGACAGTGATAGAAGTATTGCACAGAGCATTGTTCGTATAGCCGCAGAGGTTGACCCTGAGCTAAAAACCAAACTTTGGTATGGGATGCCGGCATTCACCAAAAATGGCAAAGTAGTCATACATCTGCTTCCAGCAGGAAAATTTCATATGCGTTATGCGACTCTTGGCTTTGAAGATACTGCCAACCTCGATGACGGAGATATTTGGCCCGTTGCATATGCCATCACCTCCATCAATTCTCAGACTGAATCGCTCATCAGGCGTACAATCGCCAACGCGGTACGCAAACTTGAGAATGAAGGTTAGATTACTGGTGCCCGTCAGCGATGTTAGACGGGCATAATGCGATTACGTCGCTCCTCCCCTTCTTCCCTCTTCTCGTGTTGCCGTACTGGAAACGACAAACACCAGACCACCAAAACACAGGGGGAAAAGACTGTTTATGAGCACTAAAGCAGTTTCAGGCAATACTAAGTTGGCTATCACAGCGGTAGGCGCATTGACTTTTATCGGAATTTTGACCGAGACTTCGCTTACTGTTGCATTCCCAACTCTCATAGCTGAAATGGGTCAACCTTTAAGCACCATCCAATGGTTAACATCCGGATATTTGCTAACGGTGACTTTTATGATGAGCACTGCCTCATACCTGATACAACGCTTTAAGCCTCGTACACTATTTATTATTGCGGCGAGCGCCTGTGCCATCGGTACTTTGGTCTGCGCATTAGCACCTTCCTTCATGCCGCTGATGGCCGGACGCCTGTTGCAGGCTATAGCGACAGGTATTTCAACTCCTTTGATGTTCCACATCGTGTTTGAGACTATACCTTTTCACCAGTTAGGAGCATATGTCGGTATCGCCAGTATGGTTACCTCATTCGCTCCTGCTCTTGGAC from the Bifidobacterium sp. genome contains:
- a CDS encoding DUF1801 domain-containing protein; translated protein: MTTPEQEHTESTLSAEEQQAVKDRAREIRQSKKRISKQEREALEAQDVSNAIAKLDDSDRSIAQSIVRIAAEVDPELKTKLWYGMPAFTKNGKVVIHLLPAGKFHMRYATLGFEDTANLDDGDIWPVAYAITSINSQTESLIRRTIANAVRKLENEG